A single Oncorhynchus nerka isolate Pitt River linkage group LG10, Oner_Uvic_2.0, whole genome shotgun sequence DNA region contains:
- the LOC115136233 gene encoding DNA repair protein RAD50-like, whose amino-acid sequence MSSKPWYCSLVTTRQSIAELQEKELPELRNRLQKVNRNMERLKGDVEEQETLLSTLMSEEDTAKTCLRDISFMDRYQVRSIWF is encoded by the exons ATGAGTAGCAAACCCTGGTACTGTTCTCTGGTAACCACCAGGCAGTCTATTGCTGAGCTGCAGGAAAAGGAGCTTCCTGAGCTGAGGAACCGGCTACAGAAGGTGAACCGGAACATGGAGAGGCTGAAAGGGGATGTGGAGGAGCAGGAAACCCTGCTGTCCACACTGATGTCAGAGGAGGACACAGCCAAGACCTGCCTGCGGGACATCTCCTTCATGGACAGATATCAG GTGAGAAGTATCTGgttctga